A region from the Aphis gossypii isolate Hap1 chromosome 1, ASM2018417v2, whole genome shotgun sequence genome encodes:
- the LOC114120082 gene encoding uncharacterized protein LOC114120082, with amino-acid sequence MRKMELPLKNVVQIFVLIAVMTRVDSTRTPGIRGISKIHEIPQYRFHYYVQDDKTVGDYKPPQEENKNGEKVGPFNNIADSNGDMRIVNYRVDKSNGLQTDISTDVGASPLKISLNNPVYNTQADVSKELTVSSEASPIVVEPINIQEQKSSKPIEMDSKDEYNLTDSTDKATTLIELMNTNQTEDRKDDIKDEQVTDQVLIQDEGITIKQTEFTIPFKKPNPVSTDDFKYNDDEAIKKDIVKMIQNINGDHEQSDLQLNSKSTLSDKPLKVVETDSIEMEQQESYQPSHGHSKFKSQQLSNKPLRLVGYNPSIFGLLYDTQVNYNRPSQIQQPPNNQGYLAGFGTHGDIKQHTYDNSGVYYSQPSSTSPQPGNYKGNKKSNLPIQTQPLYYYDPNSMVMLPVYTNMIQNDYSITETKPQPTQPQADSGKSGFNLMQILSGGSFYKGSEQAESSQQMAVKDSIKSEYNKFEKSKPVEKHDKSKPLETRDKPKPLETQDKLKPPQTLMFYLNPGEPPIDLKSLTSSPNMHLTFDQQPQSDCNGKTLKTTPTVKSNKPLQPIPLCSDCVPALGIMGLPSTKSAVVQQKKSIATPQVMPIWNGQTVSKLNYLILPTPINK; translated from the exons ATGAGAAAGATGGAGTTGCCGTTAAAGAATGTCGTACAG ATATTTGTACTCATTGCGGTTATGACTAGAGTAGATTCAACTAGAACACCAGGAATAAGGGGAATATCCAAAATACACGag ATTCCACAATACCGTTTTCACTACTATGTACAAGATGATAAAACTGTAGGGGACTACAAACCACCACAAGAAGAAAACAAGAATGGAGAAAAAGTTGgtccatttaataatatagccgATTCCAATGGAGATATGCGAATTGTTAATTACCGTGTTGATAAATCTAATGGGTTACAAACTGATATTAGTACCGATGTTGGTGCTTcaccattaaaaatatctttaaataatcctgtatataatacacaagcTGATGTTTCAAAGGAATTAACTGTGTCTTCAGAAGCATCACCAATAGTTGTAGAACCCATAAATATACAAGAACAAAAATCGTCAAAACCAATCGAAATGGATTCCAAAgacgaatataatttaacagatAGCACTGATAAAGCTACTACGCTAATTGAACTTATGAACACAAACCAAACAGAAGACCGTAAAGATGATATAAAAGATGAACAAGTAACGGATCAAGTATTAATTCAAGACGAAGGaattacaattaaacaaaCAGAATTTACAATTCcttttaaaaaaccaaatcCAGTAAGTACAGATGATTTCAAATACAATGACGATGAagctataaaaaaagatattgttaaaatgatacaaaatattaatggaGATCATGAGCAATCTGATCTTCAGTTAAATTCTAAGAGTACATTATCTGATAAACCATTAAAAGTAGTTGAAACAGATTCTATTGAAATGGAACAACAGGAAAGTTATCAACCAAGTCATGgacattcaaaattcaaaagccAACAATTATCAAACAAGCCATTGAGGTTAGTTGGATATAATCCATCaatttttggattattatatgatacacaAGTTAATTATAATCGCCCGTCACAAATTCAACAACCACCAAATAACCAAGGTTATTTAGCGGGATTCGGAACACATGGAGATATTAAACAACATACATATGATAATTCAGGAGTTTATTATTCTCAACCAAGTTCAACCTCTCCTCAACCAGGAAATTACAAAGGAAATAAGAAGTCTAATCTTCCAATACAAACACAACCACTTTATTACTACGATCCAAATTCAATGGTTATGTTACCAGTATACACCAATATGATCCAAAATGATTATTCAATAACAGAAACTAAGCCTCAACCAACTCAACCACAAGCAGATTCTGGTAAAagtggttttaatttaatgcaaatattAAGTGGAGGAAGTTTTTACAAGGGTTCAGAACAAGCAGAAAGTTCCCAACAAATGGCAGTAAAAGACTCAATAAaatcagaatataataaatttgaaaaatcaaaaccaGTAGAAAAACATGACAAATCCAAACCATTAGAAACACGTGACAAACCTAAACCATTAGAAACTCAAGACAAATTAAAACCACCACAAACattgatgttttatttgaaTCCAGGCGAACCAccaatagatttaaaatcacTCACATCAAGCCCTAACATGCACTTAACATTTGACCAACAACCACAATCTGACTGTAATGGAAAAACACTTAAGACCACCCCAACAGTTAAATCAAACAAGCCACTTCAACCTATACCACTTTGTTCAGATTGTGTGCCAGCTTTAGGGATTATGGGTTTACCAAGTACAAAATCAGCTGTTGTTCAACAAAAGAAATCTATCGCTACACCCCAGGTGATGCCAATTTGGAATGGACAAACtgtttcaaaattgaattactTAATTCTGCCCActccaataaataaatag